GAGATGTCGCTGGAGTATTCTCAACCCTCCTGCTCCACCAAAAGATTTCCTAAACGGGAGGGTATTGTGCTGTTCCTCAAATCTGTCCAATGCCGATTCAGCATTGTTTCCCAATGCAAATGATTCCCCTGAGCAATTTTGGTTAGGCTGGAAGTACACAAGTTCATAAGACCCTGAGTTAGGTTGAAGAGGCTCTCGATTGAGTTGTGTTTGGGGTAAAATGTGGCTTGAGCCTGCACAGTCATAAAAATGCTTTGGTGTTGAATATGTGACATACGCTTCCACTTCGGGTTCTGGTTTGATCTCCTCAAAAGTCAGCAGTGGTTGAGAGGCCTGAGGGGAATCGTTTGGGAAAAGTGAGTTTGAAACAGTGTGAGTGGAGTTCATATGACTCAATAGTGTTTCTGACAGCGCAGTATCAGTCACCAGAGTGTGGTGTTCCTTTACATGTGTATCATGTCCTATCTCAGATTTAAGATCCAACTCTCTGCTCTGTGTGGTCGTTTCCGGTCGTTCCTCGGCCAGCAAGCTCCTTGAATGGAACGACCTGCTCTTCTTTTTCAaactgataggaggaaagccaAATGTTTGGACTCCAAAGGGTTTTTCGCTGGTAAGCCCATCATGTGGCTCTGGAGAGAGAATCTCTGTCAACTCCTCTTCAGACGGGAAAAGTTCAGTGTCGTCCCCCAGC
The sequence above is drawn from the Oncorhynchus gorbuscha isolate QuinsamMale2020 ecotype Even-year linkage group LG11, OgorEven_v1.0, whole genome shotgun sequence genome and encodes:
- the LOC124048494 gene encoding zinc finger protein 135-like isoform X1, coding for MADGSLRKMSKIERLNARVAKLLTVAVHEVLQVVKETVSEYQENTARTQRENASLRKILQELQDKMKRENTGAVQTVTVQLELQNCKQELSLGDDTELFPSEEELTEILSPEPHDGLTSEKPFGVQTFGFPPISLKKKSRSFHSRSLLAEERPETTTQSRELDLKSEIGHDTHVKEHHTLVTDTALSETLLSHMNSTHTVSNSLFPNDSPQASQPLLTFEEIKPEPEVEAYVTYSTPKHFYDCAGSSHILPQTQLNREPLQPNSGSYELVYFQPNQNCSGESFALGNNAESALDRFEEQHNTLPFRKSFGGAGGLRILQRHLGSEKRYCCPLCGRCFSHAGDFKKHKRVHTGEKPYCCSVCGKRFSQSGYLKIHQRYHTGERPYGCTQCGKRFSHSSNFKKHQLTHLGSVP
- the LOC124048494 gene encoding zinc finger protein 135-like isoform X2, producing the protein MDGSLRKMSKIERLNARVAKLLTVAVHEVLQVVKETVSEYQENTARTQRENASLRKILQELQDKMKRENTGAVQTVTVQLELQNCKQELSLGDDTELFPSEEELTEILSPEPHDGLTSEKPFGVQTFGFPPISLKKKSRSFHSRSLLAEERPETTTQSRELDLKSEIGHDTHVKEHHTLVTDTALSETLLSHMNSTHTVSNSLFPNDSPQASQPLLTFEEIKPEPEVEAYVTYSTPKHFYDCAGSSHILPQTQLNREPLQPNSGSYELVYFQPNQNCSGESFALGNNAESALDRFEEQHNTLPFRKSFGGAGGLRILQRHLGSEKRYCCPLCGRCFSHAGDFKKHKRVHTGEKPYCCSVCGKRFSQSGYLKIHQRYHTGERPYGCTQCGKRFSHSSNFKKHQLTHLGSVP